The Girardinichthys multiradiatus isolate DD_20200921_A chromosome Y, DD_fGirMul_XY1, whole genome shotgun sequence genome has a window encoding:
- the LOC124863992 gene encoding cytosolic Fe-S cluster assembly factor nubp1, whose amino-acid sequence MADVPENAPEHCPGTSSDQAGKSAPCQGCPNQQLCASGATKAPDPAIAEIGEKLSVVKHKILVLSGKGGVGKSTFSAHLAHALASDSSKEVALLDVDICGPSIPRIMGLEGEQVHQSGSGWSPVYVEDNLAVMSIGFLLSSPDDAVIWRGPKKNGMIKQFLRDVDWGELDYLIIDTPPGTSDEHLSIVQYLSSTNVDGAVIITTPQEVSLQDVRKEIRFCQKVKLPIIGVVENMSGFVCPKCKNTSQIFPPTSGGAEKMCADLSLPLLGKVPLDPRIGRSCDEGNSFLKDFPDSPAAVVYHRIVQCIQDYCSNRATDVQNAT is encoded by the exons ATGGCAGACGTGCCAGAAAACGCACCAGAGC ACTGCCCAGGTACCTCAAGTGACCAAGCAGGAAAGTCTGCACCGTGTCAGGGCTGCCCCAACCAGCAGCTGTGTGCCTCTGGAGCTACCAAGGCCCCTGACCCAG CTATTGCAGAAATAGGGGAAAAACTGTCAGTGGTCAAACACAAGATCCTGGTGTTGTCGGGAAAAGGAGGAGTTGGGAAGAGCACCTTCAGTGCTCACCTGGCCCACGCCCTGGCAAGTGACAGCTCCAAGGAG gTTGCACTGCTGGATGTGGATATCTGTGGTCCATCCATTCCCAGGATCATGGGTCTAGAGGGAGAACAA GTTCATCAGAGTGGTTCTGGTTGGTCTCCTGTG TATGTGGAAGACAACCTGGCGGTAATGTCCATCGGCTTTCTTCTCAGCAGTCCCGATGATGCGGTGATCTGGAGAGGACCCAAAAAAAATG GAATGATCAAGCAGTTTTTACGGGATGTTGACTGGGGAGAACTGGATTACCTCATCATAGATACTCCACCTGGCACCTCTGATGAGCACTTGTCAATAGTGCAGTACCTCAGCTCCACCAATGTGGATGGAGCGGTCATCATAACCACACCACAG GAGGTGTCGTTGCAGGATGTGCGAAAGGAAATCAGATTCTGTCAGAAGGTTAAGCTGCCCATCATCGGAGTGGTGGAGAACATGAGCGGCTTTGTGTGTCCCAAATGCAAG AACACATCACAGATATTTCCTCCCACCAGCGGCGGAGCCGAGAAAATGTGTGCAGACCTAAGTCTGCCTCTGTTAGGCAAGGTGCCCCTTGACCCAAGGATAGGACGAAGCTGCGATGAGGGCAACTCTTTCCTCAAAGATTTCCCTGACTCTCCAGCAGCTGTGGTCTACCACAGGATTGTGCAAT GTATCCAGGATTACTGCTCCAACAGAGCGACTGATGTGCAGAATGCAACCTGA